The following proteins are co-located in the Deinococcus metallilatus genome:
- the purE gene encoding 5-(carboxyamino)imidazole ribonucleotide mutase translates to MQAVTDGQGAPRVGVVMGSRSDFDTMQGALDVLRDLGVPYEVRVLSAHRTPHLLASYAERAERLNLSCIIAGAGGAAHLPGMLAAFTRVPVLGVPVQSRALSGQDSLLSIVQMPAGIPVATFAIGPAGAKNAGLFAAALLAGTDEAVRERLNAFRARQTQAVLDDPFFEGHPEAGAE, encoded by the coding sequence ATGCAGGCCGTGACGGACGGACAAGGGGCGCCCCGGGTGGGCGTGGTGATGGGCAGCCGCAGCGATTTCGACACGATGCAGGGCGCGCTGGACGTGCTGCGGGACCTGGGCGTGCCCTACGAGGTGCGGGTGCTCTCGGCCCACCGCACGCCGCACCTGCTCGCCAGCTACGCCGAGCGGGCCGAACGCCTGAACCTGAGCTGCATCATCGCCGGGGCGGGCGGCGCGGCCCACCTGCCGGGCATGCTCGCGGCCTTCACGCGCGTGCCGGTGCTGGGCGTGCCCGTCCAGTCCCGCGCCCTCAGCGGCCAGGACAGCCTGCTGAGCATCGTGCAGATGCCCGCCGGAATCCCGGTGGCGACCTTCGCCATCGGACCGGCAGGGGCGAAAAACGCTGGCCTCTTCGCCGCCGCCCTGCTCGCTGGCACCGACGAGGCCGTGCGCGAGAGGCTGAACGCCTTCCGCGCACGCCAGACCCAGGCCGTACTGGACGACCCCTTCTTCGAGGGGCACCCGGAAGCGGGGGCGGAATGA
- the purK gene encoding 5-(carboxyamino)imidazole ribonucleotide synthase: MTSTLPQGTLGILGGGQLAQMLALAALPLGVKVVVLEPDPQAPARLCAEHLQAPYTDPAGLDRLAGCDVVTLEFENVPVEALAALEGRVPVRPGGALLARSKHRAREKEALQTAGAATAPFVSIEHEADLTGALSAVGGRGLLKTSELGYDGKGQARVNSDAELRAAWDALGRAPCVLEGLVPFEREVSLAVARNAAGELAFGPLIENTHRQGILRTSVFPAAAPAGTEARAREVARAVAEGWGLEGLLTLEFFQLPDGTLLVNEVAPRVHNSGHLTQDGGGISQFEAQVRAVLGLPLRDWAPLHPAAMVNIIGTADGREPDWAGIDALPGTRLHLYHKAPRPGRKLGHVNLVAPDLETLRARLDGLEALIP, from the coding sequence ATGACTTCCACCCTTCCACAGGGCACCCTCGGCATCCTCGGCGGCGGCCAGCTCGCCCAGATGCTTGCCCTCGCCGCCCTGCCGCTGGGCGTGAAGGTCGTGGTGCTGGAACCCGACCCCCAGGCCCCCGCGCGGCTGTGTGCCGAACATCTCCAGGCCCCCTACACCGACCCCGCCGGGCTGGACCGCCTGGCGGGATGCGACGTGGTGACGCTGGAGTTCGAGAACGTGCCGGTCGAAGCTCTGGCCGCGCTGGAAGGCCGGGTTCCCGTGCGTCCCGGCGGCGCCCTGCTGGCCCGCAGCAAGCACCGGGCACGCGAGAAGGAAGCTCTCCAGACGGCGGGAGCAGCGACCGCCCCCTTCGTGTCCATCGAACACGAGGCCGACCTGACGGGGGCACTGTCGGCCGTCGGTGGGCGCGGCCTCCTGAAGACCAGCGAACTCGGCTATGACGGCAAGGGCCAGGCGCGGGTGAACAGCGACGCGGAATTGCGCGCGGCCTGGGACGCCCTGGGCCGTGCCCCCTGCGTGCTGGAAGGCCTGGTGCCCTTCGAGCGCGAGGTGAGCCTGGCGGTCGCCCGGAACGCGGCGGGCGAGCTGGCCTTCGGGCCGCTGATCGAGAACACGCACCGGCAGGGCATCCTCCGCACCAGCGTTTTTCCCGCCGCCGCGCCCGCCGGGACGGAGGCCCGCGCCCGTGAGGTGGCCCGCGCCGTCGCGGAGGGCTGGGGGCTGGAGGGCCTGCTCACGCTGGAGTTCTTCCAGTTGCCGGACGGCACCCTATTGGTGAACGAGGTCGCGCCGCGTGTCCACAACAGCGGGCATCTCACCCAGGACGGCGGGGGAATCAGCCAGTTCGAGGCGCAGGTGCGCGCGGTGCTGGGGCTGCCTCTGCGCGACTGGGCGCCGCTGCACCCCGCCGCGATGGTCAACATCATCGGGACGGCGGACGGTCGGGAACCCGACTGGGCCGGAATCGACGCGCTGCCCGGCACCCGGTTGCACCTCTACCACAAGGCCCCGCGCCCGGGGCGCAAGCTGGGGCACGTGAACCTGGTGGCGCCGGACCTGGAGACGCTGCGGGCGCGGCTGGACGGGCTGGAGGCGCTGATTCCCTGA
- a CDS encoding GNAT family N-acetyltransferase: MTARPLPDVPTEVRTPRLLLRAPRPGDAPALHAAIHASLPELRRWMVWAQAPLDLPGTVENLREAAQRFEQRENLRYHVWNADGTELIGSSGYHALDWRVPKAEIGYWIATAHTGQGYATEVARALTDLGLRFPGEGGLGFRRIEIRCDRDNERSARIPPALGYTLDATLVNDSVAAHDPSQLRDTLLFSITR, translated from the coding sequence ATGACGGCCCGCCCCCTCCCCGACGTTCCCACCGAGGTCCGCACGCCCCGCCTCCTCCTGCGTGCTCCCCGTCCCGGGGACGCGCCCGCCCTGCACGCCGCGATTCACGCCTCGCTGCCGGAGTTGCGGCGGTGGATGGTGTGGGCGCAGGCGCCGCTGGACCTGCCCGGCACCGTGGAGAACCTGCGGGAGGCGGCCCAACGCTTCGAGCAGCGCGAGAACCTGCGTTACCACGTCTGGAATGCGGACGGCACCGAGCTGATCGGCAGCAGCGGCTACCACGCCCTCGACTGGCGCGTGCCCAAGGCCGAGATCGGCTACTGGATAGCCACCGCCCACACCGGCCAGGGCTACGCGACCGAGGTGGCGCGGGCATTGACGGACCTGGGCCTGCGCTTCCCCGGGGAAGGGGGCCTGGGCTTCCGCCGCATCGAGATTCGCTGCGACCGCGACAACGAACGCAGCGCCCGCATTCCCCCGGCCCTGGGCTACACGCTGGACGCCACGCTGGTCAACGACAGCGTGGCCGCGCATGATCCGTCCCAACTGCGCGACACACTGCTCTTCAGCATCACGCGGTAG
- the argB gene encoding acetylglutamate kinase, with amino-acid sequence MIVKYGGNAMKSAELRRAVAGEIAALRAGVPVVVVHGGGPVIERELAARGIASEFRGGLRVTSPDAMNVVEMALAQLNKQLSQDVGAAVGLLGRDSRLLVAEVLDPALGRVGRVTEVNADLLRTLLGAGITPVVGCVAVGPDGEALNVNADTAAAAVAGALGEGIVFLTDVDGVYRAYPDPDSLAPHLTRAEAEAGIRGGWIAGGMIPKVRAALDALDAGAPFAVIASGMREGVLAAAARGEAGTRLTP; translated from the coding sequence GTGATCGTGAAATACGGCGGGAACGCCATGAAGAGCGCCGAGTTGCGGCGGGCCGTCGCCGGGGAGATCGCGGCGCTGCGGGCCGGGGTGCCGGTCGTGGTGGTGCATGGGGGCGGGCCGGTGATCGAGCGCGAACTCGCGGCGCGCGGGATCGCGAGCGAGTTCCGGGGCGGCCTGCGCGTGACCAGCCCCGACGCGATGAACGTCGTCGAGATGGCGCTGGCCCAGCTCAACAAACAGCTCAGCCAGGACGTGGGTGCGGCGGTGGGCCTGCTGGGCCGCGACAGCCGGTTGCTGGTGGCCGAGGTGCTGGACCCCGCGCTGGGCCGGGTGGGCCGCGTGACGGAGGTGAATGCTGATCTGCTGCGGACGCTGCTCGGTGCGGGGATCACGCCAGTGGTGGGCTGCGTGGCGGTCGGCCCGGACGGGGAGGCGCTGAACGTCAACGCCGACACCGCCGCCGCCGCCGTGGCCGGAGCCCTTGGGGAAGGCATCGTGTTCCTGACCGATGTGGACGGCGTCTACCGCGCCTACCCCGACCCGGACAGTCTGGCCCCCCACCTCACCCGCGCCGAGGCCGAGGCGGGCATCCGGGGGGGCTGGATCGCCGGGGGCATGATTCCCAAGGTCCGCGCCGCGCTGGACGCCCTGGACGCTGGGGCACCCTTCGCCGTGATCGCCAGCGGCATGCGGGAAGGGGTGCTGGCGGCCGCCGCGCGGGGGGAAGCGGGGACGAGGCTGACGCCCTGA
- a CDS encoding GNAT family N-acetyltransferase translates to MNVTPLALHHAPLLHTLYAAAPGYFALLGTRVPSLSEVERDVEIALLDPRRRLKLLFDDAGDLIGSLDCKHDYPGPGDLTINLLLIREDRQSQGLGKQAVRDLEAHVPPGTARILASVLGDNPRGARFWERLGYTFALDARPVMTWYAKPLTAPPLPAGGNTLTVASD, encoded by the coding sequence TTGAACGTCACGCCGCTGGCGCTCCACCACGCGCCGCTGCTCCACACGCTGTACGCCGCCGCGCCCGGATACTTCGCGCTGCTCGGCACCCGCGTGCCCAGTCTGAGTGAGGTCGAGCGCGATGTGGAGATCGCGCTGCTCGACCCCCGCCGCCGCCTGAAACTGCTGTTCGACGACGCAGGCGACCTGATCGGCAGTCTGGATTGCAAGCATGACTACCCGGGACCCGGCGACCTCACCATCAACCTGCTGCTGATCCGTGAGGACCGGCAGTCGCAGGGCCTCGGCAAGCAGGCCGTGCGCGACCTGGAAGCCCACGTGCCGCCCGGCACCGCCCGCATCCTGGCCAGCGTGCTGGGCGACAATCCGCGCGGCGCCCGCTTCTGGGAACGCCTGGGCTATACCTTCGCCCTCGACGCGCGCCCGGTCATGACCTGGTACGCCAAACCCCTCACCGCGCCGCCGCTGCCTGCGGGCGGCAACACGCTCACCGTCGCCAGCGATTAG
- a CDS encoding tRNA dihydrouridine synthase has protein sequence MTSGSGFYARRLAQPGAVLAPMAGYSDAPMRQLAAEQGALWTVSEMISARGLVLGGESEKLTLGRPYPGETRRVVQLFGAEPDILAQAVTRAEAWFAPAALDLNMGCPVPKVRGRGGACLLQTPEVAYALVQAMRGATGLDVSAKIRLGWDTDRSVEIAQGLAAAGAALITVHGRTSAQRYAGEADWEAIARVAASVAVPVIGSGDVRSAEQARARLQAGVAAVMIGRGAVGNPWVFRALSTGDEAAPGVRERARTALRHARLHAAFYGPDRSGLPSMRPLRKVLPQYLPEQPELRDTLVQVNTVEDVERALAPFLAPEPWAGEHEEAVAASAM, from the coding sequence ATGACCAGCGGTTCCGGCTTCTATGCGCGCCGCCTCGCGCAACCGGGGGCAGTCCTCGCCCCGATGGCGGGCTACAGTGACGCGCCGATGCGCCAGCTCGCCGCCGAGCAGGGCGCGCTGTGGACCGTCAGCGAGATGATCAGTGCGCGCGGACTGGTGCTGGGCGGCGAGTCGGAAAAGCTCACGCTGGGCCGCCCCTACCCCGGCGAGACGCGGCGCGTGGTGCAACTGTTCGGCGCCGAACCGGACATCCTGGCCCAGGCGGTCACGCGGGCCGAGGCCTGGTTCGCCCCCGCCGCCCTGGACCTCAACATGGGCTGCCCGGTCCCGAAGGTCCGGGGCCGGGGCGGCGCGTGCCTACTCCAGACGCCCGAAGTGGCCTACGCGCTGGTGCAGGCGATGCGCGGGGCGACCGGGCTCGACGTGAGCGCCAAGATTCGCCTGGGCTGGGACACCGACCGCAGCGTGGAGATCGCGCAGGGCCTGGCGGCGGCGGGGGCGGCCCTGATCACCGTCCACGGGCGCACCAGCGCGCAGCGGTATGCGGGCGAGGCCGACTGGGAAGCGATTGCCCGCGTCGCGGCCAGCGTGGCGGTGCCGGTGATCGGCAGCGGCGACGTCAGGAGTGCCGAGCAGGCCCGCGCCCGCTTGCAGGCCGGGGTGGCCGCCGTGATGATCGGGCGCGGCGCGGTCGGGAACCCCTGGGTCTTCCGCGCGCTCTCCACCGGCGATGAGGCGGCCCCCGGCGTGCGGGAACGCGCCCGCACCGCCCTGCGGCACGCCCGGCTCCACGCGGCCTTCTACGGCCCGGACCGCTCCGGCCTGCCCAGCATGCGCCCGCTGCGCAAGGTGCTGCCGCAGTACCTGCCCGAGCAGCCTGAACTGCGGGACACTCTGGTGCAGGTGAACACCGTGGAGGATGTGGAGCGGGCACTCGCGCCGTTCCTTGCGCCGGAACCCTGGGCGGGGGAGCATGAAGAAGCGGTGGCGGCAAGCGCAATGTAG
- a CDS encoding DinB family protein — protein sequence MNVREYYAYLSAAREQLWNFLRALPAADLDRPLLEGDRFHNIKDLLLHIVDVEDHWVQTVALGDGVASRYPHDWVRPQAEQYDLGWITRYGQEVSAKTRAFLATDPDLSRPVKLVQDDPASDTVTLDQLLWHVMTHEVRHTAQIVTLIRQLGHTPPWLDYLRFVRPQPVPVAASANEAEADEEL from the coding sequence ATGAACGTCCGCGAGTACTACGCTTACCTTTCTGCCGCTCGCGAGCAGCTCTGGAACTTTCTGCGGGCGCTGCCTGCCGCCGACCTGGACCGGCCGCTGCTGGAGGGCGACCGCTTCCACAACATCAAGGACCTGCTGCTGCACATCGTGGACGTGGAGGACCACTGGGTGCAGACTGTCGCGCTGGGCGACGGCGTGGCCTCCCGCTACCCCCATGACTGGGTGCGCCCACAGGCCGAGCAGTATGACCTGGGCTGGATCACCCGCTACGGCCAGGAGGTGAGCGCCAAGACCCGCGCCTTCCTGGCCACCGACCCTGACCTCTCCCGCCCGGTCAAGCTGGTCCAGGACGACCCGGCCAGCGACACCGTGACGCTGGACCAACTGCTGTGGCACGTCATGACCCATGAGGTGCGCCACACGGCGCAGATCGTGACGCTGATCCGGCAACTGGGGCACACGCCCCCCTGGCTGGACTACCTGCGTTTCGTGCGCCCCCAGCCTGTCCCCGTGGCCGCCTCCGCCAACGAGGCCGAAGCCGACGAGGAGTTGTAG
- a CDS encoding hemolysin family protein, with translation MRNPWLEFGILVLLLIINGFFSGSELGVVSAKRSRLEAAAARGDRGAAAAVRLTEQPGTFLATVQIGITLIGTISAVFAGGSLTGYLEPLLRPLFGAAARSAASVAVVLLVTFLSLVLGELAPKGIALRNPEALATRVAPFFTVLSRVARPLVWLLDMTASGLLKLLGMREEAREVITEEDVRAVVLQAAESGSLEETETERIASVLRFNDRRVRDLMTPRTEAVTLDLDAPTQTLVETVLADEHDRYVVRDPGGEVVGQVAVSDVLRALYTGEPLADFVRPAVFIPEAAWAEDALARLEREGQQRLAVVVDEYGDFSGVLSISDLLVELAGVEAQGDEDRIVRRDDGSFLVGGSLPMHDLRQTLPLPRLPREEFSTLAGYVLDVLGEFPQVGALAEVDGWEIEVVDVDGPRVDRLLIRPPRDFVLADAEN, from the coding sequence GTGCGCAATCCCTGGCTGGAATTCGGCATCCTGGTGCTGCTGCTGATCATCAACGGCTTTTTCTCCGGCTCGGAGCTGGGCGTGGTGTCGGCCAAGCGGTCACGGCTGGAGGCGGCGGCGGCGCGGGGGGACCGGGGTGCGGCGGCGGCGGTCCGGCTCACCGAGCAGCCCGGCACGTTCCTGGCGACCGTGCAGATCGGCATCACCCTGATCGGCACCATCAGCGCGGTCTTCGCGGGCGGCAGCCTCACTGGCTACCTGGAACCGCTGCTGCGTCCCCTGTTCGGTGCGGCGGCGCGGTCGGCCGCGAGCGTCGCGGTGGTGCTGCTGGTCACCTTCCTGTCGCTGGTGCTGGGTGAACTCGCCCCCAAGGGCATCGCCTTGCGGAACCCCGAGGCGCTCGCCACGCGCGTGGCGCCCTTCTTCACGGTGCTGTCCCGGGTGGCGCGGCCCCTGGTCTGGCTGCTGGACATGACGGCGAGCGGGCTGCTGAAGCTGCTGGGGATGCGTGAGGAGGCGCGCGAGGTGATCACCGAGGAGGACGTGCGGGCCGTCGTGCTGCAAGCCGCCGAGAGCGGCAGCCTGGAGGAGACGGAAACGGAGCGCATCGCCTCAGTGCTGCGCTTCAACGACCGCCGCGTGCGCGACCTGATGACCCCCCGCACCGAGGCCGTCACGCTGGACCTGGACGCCCCCACCCAGACGCTGGTGGAGACGGTGCTGGCAGACGAACACGACCGCTACGTCGTGCGGGACCCGGGCGGCGAGGTGGTGGGGCAGGTGGCCGTCAGCGACGTGCTGCGCGCCCTGTACACCGGGGAACCGCTGGCGGACTTCGTCCGGCCCGCCGTCTTCATCCCCGAGGCGGCCTGGGCCGAGGACGCCCTGGCCCGGCTGGAACGGGAAGGGCAGCAGCGGCTGGCGGTGGTCGTGGACGAGTACGGTGACTTCAGCGGCGTGCTGTCGATCAGCGACCTGCTGGTGGAGCTGGCAGGCGTGGAGGCCCAGGGCGACGAGGACCGGATCGTGCGCCGTGACGACGGCTCTTTTCTGGTCGGCGGCAGCCTGCCCATGCACGATCTGCGCCAGACGCTGCCCCTCCCCCGCCTGCCGCGCGAGGAGTTCAGCACCCTGGCCGGGTACGTGCTGGACGTGCTGGGCGAGTTTCCCCAGGTCGGCGCGCTGGCCGAGGTGGACGGCTGGGAGATCGAGGTCGTGGACGTGGACGGCCCCCGGGTGGACCGCCTGCTGATCCGCCCGCCACGCGACTTCGTGCTGGCGGACGCGGAGAATTGA
- the hemC gene encoding hydroxymethylbilane synthase produces MRTVTVGTRGSALALAQTRWVVARLKEEWPDTDFRIQTISTKGDRDRAALQSLAQKGDKGFWVKEIEDALLTKRVDIAVHSLKDLPTEQPQGLEIASIPKRVDARDVLIGKEGMKRLEELPPGARVGTSSVRRKAFLRAYRPDLQIIDLRGNIDTRLAALGTPDYDAIILAAAGLIRTEMRHRIDEFLDPDILLPAPGQGALALETRADDDLSIEVVYAIHDHATDDRVTAEREFLAGLGAGCMAPVGAHATVKGGVLTLEGWVGALDGSQVIRATTSGDPAECADLGAELAADMLGQGAQNLIEAAHG; encoded by the coding sequence ATGCGGACGGTGACGGTTGGAACGCGCGGCTCGGCGCTCGCGCTCGCGCAGACCCGGTGGGTCGTGGCCCGCCTGAAGGAGGAATGGCCGGACACGGACTTCCGTATCCAGACGATCAGCACCAAGGGCGACCGCGACCGCGCGGCCCTGCAATCGCTGGCCCAGAAGGGTGACAAGGGCTTCTGGGTGAAGGAGATCGAGGACGCCCTCCTCACGAAGCGCGTCGATATCGCGGTGCATTCCCTCAAGGACCTGCCGACCGAGCAGCCCCAGGGGCTGGAGATTGCCTCCATTCCCAAGCGGGTGGACGCCCGGGACGTGTTGATCGGCAAGGAGGGCATGAAGCGTCTGGAGGAGTTGCCGCCGGGCGCCCGCGTGGGCACCAGCAGCGTGCGCCGCAAAGCCTTCCTGCGCGCCTACCGCCCTGACCTCCAGATCATCGATCTGCGCGGCAACATCGACACGCGCCTCGCGGCGCTGGGCACGCCCGACTACGACGCGATCATCCTGGCGGCGGCGGGCCTGATCCGCACCGAGATGCGCCACCGCATCGACGAGTTTCTGGACCCCGACATCCTGTTGCCCGCCCCCGGTCAGGGCGCCCTGGCCCTCGAAACCCGCGCGGACGACGACCTCAGCATCGAGGTGGTCTACGCGATCCACGACCACGCCACCGACGACCGCGTGACCGCCGAGCGCGAATTCCTGGCCGGTCTGGGGGCCGGGTGCATGGCCCCGGTGGGCGCCCACGCGACGGTGAAGGGCGGCGTGCTGACGCTGGAAGGCTGGGTGGGCGCGCTGGACGGCAGCCAGGTGATCCGCGCGACCACCTCGGGCGATCCCGCCGAGTGCGCCGACCTGGGGGCCGAACTGGCCGCCGACATGCTGGGCCAGGGCGCGCAGAACCTGATCGAAGCGGCGCACGGGTGA